A genomic window from Gammaproteobacteria bacterium includes:
- a CDS encoding nickel-dependent hydrogenase large subunit has protein sequence MAVQTLDISPVGRVEGDLDVRVDIENGVVTNAWTQAELFRGFEIILRDKDPQAGLVVTPRACGICGASHLTCAAWALDTAWQTEVPRNAILARNLGQIVESLQSQPRYFYGLYAIDMTNKKYRRSKYYEEACRRFAPFTGTSYEAGVTISGKPVEIYALLGGQWPHSSYMVPGGVMCAPTLTDITRAWSLLEYFKKNWLESIWLGCSLERYEQIKTHNDFMVWLDESPAHANSDLGFYWRMGLDVGLDKFGGGVGKYISWGYLPHEDKYQKPTIEGRNTAVIMKSGVYDSMTDKHTLMSQDKARENTTHSWYDEGGADVHPFDRTTRPIQKNNIDFSGKYTWDTAVLHSDFGRLEAGPFARQMVAGGKHGEPWQHYDGFILDMFKKMGGPSLHLRQIARMHETIKLYRQAERCLREFRLNEPWYIKPKEKDGRGWGATEAIRGALCHWIEVKDGKIKNYQIIAPTTWNVGPRDAQGHRGPIEEALIGAPIADATDPVEVGHVARSFDSCLVCTVHAHDAKTGKELSRFRIG, from the coding sequence ATGGCAGTGCAAACACTTGACATCTCTCCCGTCGGGCGCGTTGAGGGCGATCTCGATGTGCGCGTGGATATCGAAAACGGCGTCGTCACCAACGCCTGGACCCAGGCGGAGTTGTTCCGTGGTTTTGAAATCATTCTGCGCGACAAGGACCCGCAGGCCGGGCTGGTGGTGACGCCACGCGCCTGCGGCATCTGCGGCGCCTCGCATCTCACCTGCGCCGCATGGGCGCTGGATACGGCCTGGCAGACTGAGGTGCCGCGCAACGCAATTCTGGCCCGTAATCTGGGCCAGATCGTCGAAAGTCTGCAAAGCCAGCCGCGCTATTTCTACGGGTTGTATGCGATTGATATGACCAACAAAAAATATCGCCGCAGCAAGTACTACGAGGAGGCGTGCAGGCGCTTCGCGCCGTTTACCGGCACGTCCTACGAGGCAGGTGTGACCATCTCTGGAAAACCCGTGGAAATTTATGCGCTGCTGGGCGGCCAATGGCCGCATTCCAGCTACATGGTGCCCGGCGGTGTGATGTGCGCGCCGACGCTCACCGACATCACCCGCGCTTGGTCATTGCTCGAGTATTTCAAGAAGAACTGGCTCGAATCCATCTGGCTCGGCTGCTCACTGGAACGCTACGAGCAAATCAAGACCCACAACGATTTCATGGTTTGGCTCGACGAAAGTCCGGCACACGCCAACTCCGACCTTGGGTTCTATTGGCGCATGGGTCTGGATGTGGGGCTCGACAAGTTCGGCGGCGGCGTCGGCAAGTATATCTCGTGGGGGTACCTGCCTCACGAGGACAAGTACCAGAAGCCGACCATCGAGGGCCGCAATACCGCAGTTATCATGAAGAGCGGGGTGTATGACAGCATGACCGACAAGCATACCCTGATGAGCCAGGATAAGGCGCGAGAGAACACGACGCATTCCTGGTATGATGAAGGCGGCGCCGATGTGCATCCATTCGATCGCACCACCAGGCCTATCCAGAAAAACAACATTGATTTCAGCGGCAAATACACCTGGGATACGGCAGTGCTACATTCGGATTTCGGGCGTTTGGAGGCCGGACCGTTCGCACGGCAAATGGTCGCGGGCGGCAAGCACGGCGAACCGTGGCAGCACTACGACGGGTTCATCCTCGACATGTTTAAAAAGATGGGCGGCCCGAGCCTGCACCTGCGCCAGATCGCGCGCATGCACGAGACCATCAAGCTCTATCGCCAGGCCGAGCGCTGCCTGCGCGAGTTTCGTCTGAACGAGCCTTGGTACATCAAACCGAAGGAGAAAGACGGCCGCGGCTGGGGTGCGACGGAAGCGATCCGCGGCGCGCTCTGCCACTGGATCGAGGTCAAGGACGGCAAGATCAAAAATTATCAGATCATCGCGCCGACCACTTGGAACGTCGGCCCCCGCGACGCCCAGGGCCATCGCGGTCCGATCGAGGAAGCCCTCATCGGCGCACCGATTGCGGATGCGACCGATCCGGTGGAGGTCGGCCACGTGGCCAGGTCCTTCGATTCGTGCCTGGTGTGCACGGTGCATGCCCACGACGCGAAGACCGGCAAGGAGCTGTCACGATTCCGTATTGGTTGA
- a CDS encoding hydrogenase maturation protease, with amino-acid sequence MLTIIGCGNATRSDDAVGVLIAQRLRADFDGALPENVRIFDAGTSGIEVMFHARGTTALIVVDAMNSDAEPGAIFEVPGRELETIYEPSFSLHDFRWDHALAAGRKIFCGAFPEDITVYLIQAGKLDFGLELTAPVRTAAEKVIARIGERIRAYGAAKA; translated from the coding sequence ATGCTCACGATCATCGGGTGCGGCAACGCGACGCGCAGCGACGATGCCGTCGGCGTGCTCATCGCGCAACGGCTGCGCGCGGATTTTGATGGCGCCTTGCCGGAGAATGTGCGTATTTTCGACGCAGGCACCTCCGGTATCGAGGTTATGTTCCATGCGCGGGGCACGACCGCACTCATCGTTGTGGATGCCATGAACAGTGATGCTGAACCCGGCGCTATTTTCGAGGTGCCGGGACGGGAATTGGAAACGATTTATGAACCCTCCTTCAGCCTGCACGACTTTCGCTGGGACCACGCGCTCGCTGCGGGCAGAAAAATTTTTTGCGGCGCCTTTCCCGAGGACATAACGGTCTATCTCATTCAGGCCGGTAAGCTGGATTTCGGCCTCGAACTTACCGCTCCCGTGAGAACGGCGGCGGAAAAAGTCATCGCTCGCATCGGGGAGCGGATTCGCGCGTATGGCGCCGCTAAAGCCTAA
- a CDS encoding NifU family protein, with protein sequence MTVQALKSAIEDLHKEALKRLIRALKDDPAAGVRLREALGDQVVYGVLLFHGLVREPLEVRVQKALDEVRPFMHQHGGDVELVAVRPLDTVEVRLVGACHGCPASSQTLTEGVERAIRQHCPEILHIHQVSKGRTETKPAGNGVATLHFVSPFALRTRDGWIDAARLDEIPDGSILERELKGRSLLLYRQGTQVSCMDNRCAHLGMALEMGEIVDGVITCPYHGFKYLLETGECLTAPEVQLTVHAVKVMGERVQVRLEE encoded by the coding sequence ATGACCGTGCAGGCGCTCAAATCCGCCATCGAAGATCTGCATAAGGAAGCCCTCAAGCGGCTCATCCGCGCGCTCAAAGATGATCCCGCAGCTGGCGTCAGGTTACGGGAGGCGCTGGGCGATCAGGTCGTCTACGGCGTGCTGCTATTTCATGGGCTGGTGCGTGAGCCGCTTGAGGTTCGCGTGCAAAAAGCTCTCGACGAGGTGCGCCCATTCATGCACCAGCATGGCGGCGACGTGGAACTGGTTGCGGTGAGGCCGCTCGACACCGTGGAAGTGCGGCTCGTTGGCGCCTGTCACGGCTGCCCCGCCTCCAGCCAGACGCTTACCGAAGGCGTGGAGAGAGCGATCCGGCAACATTGCCCAGAGATTCTTCACATCCATCAAGTGAGCAAAGGCCGGACTGAGACTAAGCCTGCAGGGAATGGCGTCGCGACGCTGCACTTCGTCAGCCCCTTCGCACTCAGGACACGCGACGGTTGGATCGATGCGGCACGGCTCGACGAAATTCCCGACGGTAGCATTCTCGAGCGCGAACTGAAGGGGCGCTCGTTGCTGCTCTACCGGCAAGGTACACAAGTGAGTTGCATGGACAACCGTTGCGCCCACCTCGGCATGGCGCTCGAGATGGGCGAGATCGTGGACGGCGTCATTACCTGTCCCTATCACGGCTTCAAGTACCTGCTGGAGACCGGCGAGTGCCTGACGGCGCCCGAAGTGCAGCTCACGGTGCACGCCGTCAAGGTGATGGGCGAGCGCGTGCAAGTGCGTCTGGAGGAATGA
- the hypF gene encoding carbamoyltransferase HypF, with protein sequence MWRDCCGERFGQQPRHAVAPERRNASVNAPERVIETSERAERIVVRGLVQGVGFRPTVWRSAQHHGLRGTVANDGDGVVIHVSGEACALEDFVTALRTDPPPLARIDEIVRGPCEITIYADDFRIVESRATHVTTGVLPDAATCSECLHEIFDPFSRRYRYPFTNCTHCGPRLSIIEAIPYDRARTTMAHFRMCPSCTSEYGDPQDRRFHAEPTACHACGPRVWIERADGKAVAVHAYTMMDDVDAACTLLQRGHIAAIKGLGGFQLACDATHGAAVARLRELKRRGGKPFALMARDAGVIRRYAEASDEELALLASAAAPIVLLRAAAERLPESVAPGVATLGFMLPNTPLHHLLLKRMTRPIVLTSGNLSDEPQCIANGDARQRLGGIAEFFLMHDRDIACRVDDSVVAVSAGEARILRRARGYAPAPLRLPAGFETAPPVLGMGGELKNTFCLLREGKAILSHHMGDLEDAYTFADYESSLRRYQALFEFSPAVIAIDAHPEYLSSKHGRDLAETQGRTLIQVQHHHAHIAACMAENGLPLDSAPILGVALDGLGYGADGTFWGGEFLRANYRDFTRLATFKPVAMPGGELAVYEPWRNTYAHLMAEMGWAHFTMNYAELDLHDFLVKQPRALLDDMIKKGVNSPPASSCGRLFDAVAAACGILRESVSYEGEAAIRLEALVDEKTLEEEDEILAYPFSIPRLNVNNLPYIEPFAMWQALLGDLILKTPVPVIAARFHKGLAIVIVRMVDKLSRYESVEEPVRTVALSGGVFQNAVLMEQVVKRLRALDFTVLTHRQAPTNDGGLALGQAAVAAARAAHSSL encoded by the coding sequence ATGTGGCGAGACTGTTGTGGTGAGCGATTCGGGCAACAACCGCGTCATGCTGTGGCGCCTGAACGAAGGAATGCGAGCGTGAATGCACCGGAGCGCGTGATTGAAACTTCTGAACGCGCAGAGCGCATTGTGGTACGCGGGCTGGTGCAGGGCGTCGGCTTCCGGCCTACAGTCTGGCGCTCCGCGCAGCACCATGGACTGCGAGGCACCGTGGCCAATGACGGCGATGGCGTGGTGATCCACGTGTCCGGCGAAGCCTGCGCGCTGGAGGATTTTGTCACCGCGTTGCGGACTGATCCCCCGCCGCTTGCGCGCATTGACGAGATCGTTCGCGGCCCGTGCGAGATCACTATCTATGCCGATGATTTCCGCATTGTGGAAAGCCGCGCCACGCACGTGACGACGGGTGTTCTGCCTGACGCGGCGACCTGTAGCGAGTGCTTGCACGAAATCTTCGATCCATTCTCGCGCCGCTACCGTTATCCGTTCACTAACTGCACGCACTGCGGTCCGCGCCTTAGCATCATCGAGGCGATCCCTTACGACCGGGCGCGAACCACCATGGCGCATTTTCGCATGTGCCCGTCTTGCACCTCCGAATACGGAGACCCGCAGGACCGCCGCTTTCACGCGGAACCCACCGCCTGCCATGCCTGCGGGCCGAGAGTTTGGATCGAACGAGCTGACGGCAAAGCCGTGGCCGTTCACGCCTACACGATGATGGACGACGTGGACGCCGCTTGCACGCTCTTACAGCGCGGACATATCGCCGCCATCAAAGGGCTGGGCGGTTTTCAACTGGCCTGTGATGCGACCCATGGTGCGGCCGTTGCACGGCTGCGGGAGTTGAAGCGGCGCGGGGGCAAGCCCTTCGCGCTCATGGCGCGCGACGCGGGCGTGATCCGCCGCTATGCCGAAGCCTCCGATGAAGAACTGGCGCTGCTTGCGAGTGCTGCTGCACCCATCGTGTTGCTGCGCGCCGCCGCTGAACGCTTGCCCGAGAGCGTCGCACCCGGCGTAGCGACGCTGGGGTTTATGCTGCCCAACACGCCGCTGCATCACCTCTTATTAAAGCGCATGACCCGGCCCATCGTGCTTACCAGCGGTAATCTCTCCGATGAACCGCAGTGCATCGCTAACGGCGACGCGCGGCAAAGACTCGGCGGCATCGCCGAGTTTTTCCTGATGCATGACCGCGACATCGCCTGCCGTGTGGATGATTCGGTCGTCGCCGTGAGCGCGGGCGAGGCGCGTATCCTCCGCCGCGCCCGTGGTTACGCGCCTGCGCCGCTCCGCTTGCCCGCAGGCTTCGAGACAGCGCCACCCGTGCTCGGCATGGGCGGCGAGCTCAAGAATACATTCTGCCTGTTGCGCGAGGGCAAGGCCATCCTAAGCCATCACATGGGCGACCTCGAAGACGCATATACGTTTGCCGATTACGAGTCGTCGTTGCGGCGCTATCAGGCGCTGTTCGAGTTCTCGCCCGCGGTGATCGCCATCGACGCCCATCCGGAATACCTCTCGTCAAAACACGGCCGCGATCTGGCCGAAACGCAAGGCCGCACGCTTATACAAGTGCAGCACCACCATGCGCACATCGCCGCCTGTATGGCGGAAAATGGACTCCCACTGGACTCCGCGCCGATACTCGGCGTCGCGCTCGACGGTCTGGGCTACGGCGCGGATGGAACCTTTTGGGGCGGCGAATTCCTGCGCGCCAATTATCGCGATTTCACCAGACTCGCCACCTTCAAGCCGGTGGCCATGCCGGGCGGCGAGCTCGCCGTTTACGAACCCTGGCGCAACACCTATGCACACCTCATGGCGGAGATGGGTTGGGCGCACTTCACCATGAACTATGCCGAGCTTGATCTACACGACTTCTTAGTAAAGCAGCCACGCGCGTTACTGGATGATATGATCAAGAAGGGCGTGAACAGTCCGCCGGCCAGTTCCTGCGGCAGACTTTTCGATGCCGTCGCCGCGGCATGCGGTATCCTGCGTGAATCCGTGAGCTACGAAGGCGAGGCCGCCATCAGGCTGGAGGCCTTGGTGGATGAAAAGACACTCGAAGAAGAAGATGAGATACTCGCCTATCCATTCTCAATTCCTCGTCTCAATGTAAATAATCTGCCCTACATCGAGCCGTTCGCTATGTGGCAGGCGCTGCTCGGCGACTTGATCCTCAAGACGCCCGTGCCAGTGATCGCAGCGCGGTTTCATAAGGGGCTCGCCATCGTGATTGTGCGCATGGTGGACAAGCTCTCGCGGTATGAGAGCGTCGAGGAGCCCGTTCGCACCGTCGCGCTCTCGGGTGGCGTGTTTCAGAACGCAGTGCTCATGGAGCAGGTGGTAAAACGGCTGCGCGCGCTGGACTTCACCGTACTCACCCACCGCCAGGCGCCGACTAACGACGGCGGGCTCGCGCTCGGTCAAGCCGCTGTCGCCGCGGCGCGTGCCGCACATTCTTCCTTATAG
- a CDS encoding HypC/HybG/HupF family hydrogenase formation chaperone, with the protein MCLGIPGQIVEVTDPHKKLAVVDVGGVRRTINIACVVNEEHPAASCVGDWVLVHVGFAMSRIDEAEAEKTLKLLAELGEVQAEIDAMRQSAAI; encoded by the coding sequence ATGTGTTTGGGCATTCCAGGACAAATCGTAGAAGTAACCGATCCGCACAAGAAACTGGCGGTCGTTGACGTAGGCGGCGTCAGGCGCACGATCAACATCGCGTGCGTGGTAAACGAGGAACATCCGGCCGCATCGTGCGTCGGAGACTGGGTGCTCGTACACGTGGGTTTTGCCATGAGCCGCATTGACGAGGCAGAGGCGGAAAAGACGCTGAAGCTCCTGGCGGAACTGGGTGAGGTTCAGGCTGAGATTGACGCCATGCGGCAATCCGCGGCGATCTAA
- a CDS encoding SIS domain-containing protein, whose product MANTRDALNALYPFLRGDRQDTGTLDRALAESVAQKAADSIAVKQTFFAANREAMVKVARAVARVYENNGRLFTMGNGGSSCDAAHVAVEFQHPVTAGRPALTAVNLVADTAMLTAVGNDVGFSHVYLRQLVALARRGDGLIGISTSGNSENLIAAFAKARELGVVTIGLSGGDGGKMARSGLLDHCLVVPSQSIHRIQETHVAIYHILWDLVHTLLADRRGGLVNKESL is encoded by the coding sequence ATGGCCAACACGCGCGACGCGCTCAATGCACTGTACCCCTTCCTGCGCGGCGACCGGCAGGATACGGGCACGCTCGATCGTGCATTGGCTGAATCCGTAGCACAGAAAGCGGCGGACAGCATTGCTGTGAAGCAGACGTTCTTCGCGGCAAATCGCGAAGCGATGGTAAAAGTAGCCCGCGCAGTGGCGCGCGTCTACGAAAATAACGGGCGTCTTTTCACCATGGGCAACGGCGGGTCGAGTTGCGACGCCGCACATGTAGCCGTGGAGTTTCAGCATCCGGTCACCGCCGGCCGGCCCGCGCTGACAGCGGTGAACCTGGTCGCCGATACCGCGATGCTGACCGCAGTGGGCAACGACGTGGGGTTTAGTCACGTGTACCTGCGTCAGCTCGTCGCGCTGGCGCGGCGGGGGGATGGACTGATCGGCATTTCCACCAGCGGTAATTCGGAAAATCTCATCGCGGCGTTCGCCAAGGCGCGCGAACTGGGGGTCGTCACCATCGGGCTCAGCGGAGGAGATGGAGGAAAGATGGCGCGTTCCGGGCTGCTCGATCATTGCCTGGTGGTGCCGAGCCAGAGCATTCATCGAATTCAGGAAACGCACGTGGCCATCTACCACATTCTGTGGGACCTCGTGCACACACTGCTCGCCGACCGACGCGGCGGCCTCGTGAATAAGGAAAGCCTGTGA
- the hypD gene encoding hydrogenase formation protein HypD — protein MKYVDEFRDPEKARTLLAEIAVLVKSTSRVRNRPLQIMEVCGGHTHSIFRYGIQQMLPPEVEFVHGPGCPVCVLPMGRVDDCVALAERPEVIFTTFGDAMRVPGSKKSLLKAKADGADVHMVYSPLDALKLARENPDREVIFFGLGFETTMPSTAFTLLQAKAEGTKNFSLFCNHITIIPTIKAILDSPDLQIDGFLGPGHVSMVIGTRPYDFIAAHYGKPITVAGFEPLDVLHALWMVIKQIAEGRAEVENQYSRIVPRDGNAAALEAVQEVYEPREFFEWRGLGSIDHSGVKIREAYAAFDAERKFLVKTVSIADATSCQCGEVLKGVIKPQACKVFGTACTPETPLGALMVSSEGACAAYYNYGRIDISGLKRQTDAVVA, from the coding sequence GTGAAGTATGTAGACGAGTTTCGTGATCCCGAAAAGGCGCGCACGCTGCTCGCTGAAATCGCCGTGCTGGTGAAATCCACCAGCCGCGTCCGCAATCGTCCGTTGCAGATTATGGAAGTGTGCGGTGGTCACACTCACTCCATCTTCCGTTACGGCATCCAGCAGATGCTCCCGCCGGAAGTGGAGTTCGTGCATGGCCCCGGCTGCCCGGTGTGCGTGTTGCCGATGGGACGTGTGGACGACTGCGTCGCGCTCGCCGAGCGGCCGGAGGTGATCTTCACTACCTTCGGCGATGCGATGCGCGTACCAGGCTCGAAAAAGAGCCTGCTCAAGGCCAAGGCGGACGGCGCGGACGTGCACATGGTGTATTCGCCGCTCGATGCGCTGAAGCTCGCGCGCGAAAACCCGGATCGTGAAGTGATATTCTTCGGCCTCGGCTTCGAGACCACCATGCCCAGCACGGCGTTTACCCTGCTCCAAGCAAAGGCCGAAGGGACTAAAAATTTTTCGCTGTTCTGCAATCACATCACCATCATTCCGACCATCAAGGCTATACTGGATTCACCTGACCTGCAGATCGATGGCTTTCTTGGACCGGGGCACGTGAGTATGGTCATTGGCACGCGCCCTTATGATTTCATCGCAGCGCATTATGGCAAACCGATCACCGTCGCAGGATTCGAGCCACTAGACGTGCTGCACGCCCTATGGATGGTGATAAAGCAAATCGCGGAAGGTCGCGCCGAAGTGGAAAACCAGTACAGCCGCATCGTGCCCCGCGATGGCAACGCCGCCGCGCTCGAGGCGGTGCAGGAAGTCTACGAACCGCGCGAATTCTTCGAGTGGCGCGGCCTGGGCTCGATCGATCATTCCGGCGTCAAGATCCGCGAGGCTTACGCCGCCTTCGACGCGGAGCGGAAATTCCTGGTGAAGACGGTGAGCATCGCCGATGCTACCTCCTGCCAGTGCGGCGAGGTGTTAAAGGGCGTCATCAAGCCGCAGGCGTGCAAAGTCTTCGGCACGGCTTGCACGCCCGAGACGCCGCTCGGCGCACTGATGGTCTCATCGGAAGGCGCATGCGCGGCTTACTACAACTATGGCCGCATTGACATTTCCGGGTTGAAACGTCAAACCGATGCCGTCGTTGCCTAG
- the hypE gene encoding hydrogenase expression/formation protein HypE has translation MNPVRVLKPLRLLRDTQINMSHGSGGKAMRDLIQDVFVGAFDNPLLARLEDQAVIPLAELACYGDRLAFTTDTYVVDPLFFPGGDIGTLAVAGTVNDLAVSGARPLFLSCSMVIEEGLPVELLRRVVASMQATAAAAGVMIVTGDTKVVERGAADKLFINTAGIGVVRAGVNIAAANARIGDVIIVSGHLGDHGAAILVARNELALETSVESDCCPLNGLIDAILDVCPAVRSLRDATRGGAATVLNEFAQSSGLAMRIREAALPVREEVKGACEILGLDPLYLANEGKLVAIVPREAADSVLAAMRAHPVGGRAALIGEVCASPAGMVVMETSFGGSRIVDMLVGEQLPRIC, from the coding sequence ATGAATCCCGTCCGCGTCCTCAAGCCTCTCAGACTACTACGCGACACGCAGATCAACATGTCGCATGGCAGCGGCGGGAAGGCGATGCGCGACCTCATTCAAGACGTTTTCGTCGGCGCCTTCGACAATCCCTTGCTCGCACGCCTTGAAGATCAGGCGGTGATCCCCCTCGCCGAATTGGCGTGTTACGGCGACCGGCTCGCCTTCACAACCGATACCTACGTCGTCGATCCGTTGTTCTTTCCCGGCGGCGATATCGGCACGCTCGCGGTGGCAGGCACGGTCAACGACCTCGCAGTAAGCGGCGCGCGTCCGCTGTTTCTTTCCTGCAGCATGGTGATCGAGGAGGGCTTGCCGGTCGAACTGTTGCGCCGGGTGGTGGCCAGCATGCAGGCCACGGCCGCAGCGGCGGGTGTTATGATCGTCACCGGCGACACCAAAGTGGTGGAGCGCGGCGCGGCGGACAAACTGTTTATCAACACGGCGGGCATCGGCGTCGTGCGCGCCGGAGTAAATATCGCCGCGGCGAACGCCAGGATAGGCGATGTAATCATCGTGAGCGGTCATCTCGGCGACCACGGCGCGGCGATTCTCGTCGCGCGCAACGAGCTTGCACTGGAGACCTCGGTGGAAAGCGACTGCTGTCCTCTCAACGGGTTGATTGATGCGATTCTGGATGTCTGTCCGGCGGTACGCAGCCTGCGCGATGCGACGCGCGGGGGGGCTGCGACGGTGCTTAACGAATTCGCGCAAAGCTCGGGACTGGCCATGCGCATCCGTGAAGCGGCGCTGCCGGTACGCGAGGAAGTCAAGGGCGCCTGCGAGATCCTTGGGCTCGACCCGCTCTATCTTGCGAACGAAGGCAAGCTCGTCGCCATCGTCCCGCGAGAAGCGGCCGACAGCGTGCTGGCCGCCATGCGCGCACATCCGGTGGGCGGACGGGCAGCGCTCATCGGTGAAGTATGCGCCTCGCCCGCGGGGATGGTTGTGATGGAAACCTCCTTCGGCGGTAGCCGCATCGTGGATATGCTGGTGGGCGAGCAATTGCCGCGCATTTGCTGA
- the hypA gene encoding hydrogenase maturation nickel metallochaperone HypA, producing the protein MHELSITRNVVAIVSEHAQQRKVLRVTLEVGELSAIMPEAIRFCFDICTQGTPLEGARLDIMQTPGSATCRDCGAEFALHDILARCVCGGTHLVRRGGDELNIKEMEVA; encoded by the coding sequence ATGCACGAGCTTTCCATCACCCGCAATGTGGTCGCCATCGTGAGTGAGCATGCGCAACAGCGCAAAGTGCTGCGGGTCACACTGGAAGTCGGCGAGCTTTCGGCCATCATGCCGGAGGCGATCCGCTTCTGTTTCGATATATGCACCCAAGGTACGCCGCTCGAAGGGGCGCGCCTGGACATCATGCAAACGCCCGGCAGTGCGACATGCCGTGATTGCGGCGCGGAGTTTGCGCTCCATGACATCCTCGCCCGTTGCGTTTGCGGCGGTACCCATCTCGTGCGGCGCGGTGGCGACGAATTGAATATCAAGGAAATGGAGGTAGCCTGA
- the hypB gene encoding hydrogenase nickel incorporation protein HypB, with the protein MCTTCGCSNMEGVIITDPASGAMRILTKAERDHMHAEGHPGHPHAHTAIYAPAHTHPHTHEAVVEAIPAALHGTTIALEQEILSKNRRIAERNRGWLSSRGVLALNLVSSPGSGKTSLLERTLRDLRGRVTMSVIEGDQETMNDAERIRATGCKAIQINTGKGCHLEAEIVGEALAALDAPADSVVMIENVGNLVCPALFDLGERAKIVILSVTEGDDKPLKYPHMFHASELMLINKMDLLPYVDFDVERCIANARQVNPNIQALRVSATTGAGMEDWYHWLQDLLHSSQMGRLVHSAV; encoded by the coding sequence ATGTGTACGACATGCGGTTGTTCAAATATGGAGGGAGTCATCATCACTGACCCGGCAAGCGGTGCAATGCGGATACTCACAAAAGCTGAGCGCGATCACATGCATGCCGAAGGCCACCCTGGACACCCCCACGCTCATACTGCGATCTACGCACCCGCCCATACGCACCCGCATACGCATGAGGCGGTGGTGGAAGCGATTCCCGCGGCGCTGCACGGAACCACCATCGCGCTGGAACAGGAGATTCTGTCCAAGAACCGGCGTATCGCCGAGCGTAATCGTGGCTGGCTTTCCAGCCGGGGCGTACTCGCGCTGAACCTCGTGAGCTCGCCGGGATCGGGCAAGACCTCGCTGCTCGAGCGCACCCTCCGCGATCTGAGAGGCCGCGTTACAATGTCGGTCATCGAGGGCGACCAGGAAACCATGAACGACGCCGAACGCATCCGCGCCACGGGTTGCAAGGCGATCCAGATCAACACCGGTAAGGGCTGCCACCTGGAGGCGGAAATAGTGGGCGAGGCGCTGGCCGCGCTCGACGCACCTGCGGATTCGGTGGTGATGATCGAGAACGTCGGCAATCTCGTATGTCCGGCGCTATTCGATCTGGGTGAGCGGGCGAAGATCGTAATCCTCTCAGTGACGGAGGGCGACGACAAGCCGCTCAAGTATCCGCACATGTTCCACGCCTCCGAACTTATGCTCATCAACAAGATGGACCTCCTGCCGTATGTGGATTTCGATGTCGAGAGGTGCATCGCCAATGCACGACAGGTGAATCCGAACATCCAGGCGCTGCGCGTGTCGGCAACGACCGGCGCAGGCATGGAAGACTGGTACCATTGGCTGCAAGACCTGCTGCATTCGTCGCAAATGGGACGACTCGTGCACTCCGCGGTATGA
- a CDS encoding urease accessory protein, whose translation MTLASILLIGVLLGMKHALEADHIAAVASLATRHTRVADVVRQGVVWGMGHTITLMTVCGGVLLIGAAIPVHFAQGLEIAVGIMLIGLGSEVLWRLRRARIHFHAHRHFGRVHLHAHSHKGESEHKYSLHQHEHAKRLPMRPLAVGMMHGLAGSAVLVLLSLEAIHSPAWGVVYIALFGVGSIVGMAVLSVVIGISLRLSAAYLSRAHSLLNAGVGVATVLIGAHLIYHIAVIERLLI comes from the coding sequence ATGACGCTCGCGAGCATCCTGCTCATAGGCGTGCTGCTCGGCATGAAGCACGCCCTCGAAGCCGACCACATCGCCGCAGTGGCCAGCCTCGCCACCCGGCACACGAGGGTAGCCGACGTCGTGCGTCAGGGCGTGGTATGGGGGATGGGGCACACCATAACCCTGATGACCGTTTGCGGTGGCGTGCTGCTGATAGGCGCCGCGATACCCGTACATTTCGCGCAGGGATTGGAAATCGCTGTCGGAATCATGCTCATCGGTTTGGGGAGCGAAGTTCTGTGGCGGTTGCGGCGCGCACGCATTCATTTTCACGCCCATCGGCACTTCGGCCGAGTCCACCTACACGCCCATTCGCACAAGGGCGAGAGCGAGCACAAGTATTCACTGCACCAGCATGAGCACGCCAAGCGGCTGCCGATGCGGCCGTTGGCCGTGGGCATGATGCATGGGCTCGCAGGTTCCGCCGTGCTCGTACTCCTCAGCCTCGAGGCGATTCATTCGCCGGCGTGGGGCGTGGTCTACATCGCGCTCTTCGGCGTCGGCTCGATCGTTGGCATGGCCGTGCTATCGGTGGTGATCGGCATTTCGCTGCGGCTTTCCGCCGCGTATCTCAGCCGCGCGCATAGCCTCCTGAACGCGGGCGTCGGTGTAGCCACGGTTCTTATCGGCGCGCATCTTATCTACCATATCGCGGTGATCGAACGGCTCTTGATTTAG